A single region of the Deltaproteobacteria bacterium genome encodes:
- a CDS encoding Maf family protein — protein sequence METPRTTRPRNGPLILGSGSPRRRELLGRAGIRFEVQPADIDERARPGEAPRALASRLAREKASAVARRVGPAPARLVLGADTIVVVDGAMLGKPEDPGDAERLLARLVGRAHQVLTAVALVESAALTAWSALVESRVWMRPAGAAEIRRYVATGEPLDKAGAYAVQGEGRRFIERIEGSETNVIGLPIEETLALLREAGHDGLA from the coding sequence ATGGAGACACCCCGCACCACCCGCCCGCGGAACGGGCCGCTGATCCTCGGCAGCGGCTCGCCGCGCCGGCGCGAGCTCCTGGGCCGCGCCGGGATCCGCTTCGAGGTGCAGCCCGCGGACATCGACGAGCGCGCGCGCCCGGGCGAGGCCCCGCGCGCGCTCGCGTCGCGGCTCGCGCGGGAGAAGGCGTCAGCCGTCGCGCGGCGGGTGGGTCCGGCGCCGGCGCGCCTCGTGCTCGGCGCCGACACGATCGTGGTCGTGGACGGCGCGATGCTCGGCAAGCCCGAGGACCCCGGCGACGCGGAGCGCCTCCTCGCCCGGCTGGTCGGGCGCGCGCACCAGGTGCTGACCGCCGTCGCGCTCGTCGAGAGCGCGGCGCTCACCGCCTGGAGCGCGCTCGTCGAGAGCCGCGTCTGGATGCGACCGGCCGGCGCCGCCGAGATCCGGCGTTACGTCGCGACCGGTGAGCCGCTCGACAAGGCCGGCGCCTACGCCGTGCAGGGCGAGGGCCGCCGCTTCATCGAGCGCATCGAGGGCAGCGAGACCAACGTGATCGGGCTGCCGATCGAGGAGACGCTCGCGCTGCTGCGCGAGGCCGGACACGATGGCCTCGCCTGA